A window of the Cannabis sativa cultivar Pink pepper isolate KNU-18-1 chromosome X, ASM2916894v1, whole genome shotgun sequence genome harbors these coding sequences:
- the LOC115717935 gene encoding uncharacterized protein LOC115717935, which translates to MAPYELLYGRKCRSPIHWDETGERKYLGPELVQKTNEVGQVAYRLALPPSLSAVHNVFHVSMLRKYVSDPMHVLSYEMLELQPDLSYDEQPVQILDRKEKVLRTKTISLIKVLWRNSKVEEATWELEADMRAQHPELFR; encoded by the exons atggctcctTATGAGCTGCTCTATGGCAGGAAATGTCGTTCaccaattcattgggacgaaacaggagaacgGAAATACTTAGGCCCTGAGttggttcagaaaacaaatgag GTTGGACAAGTTGCTTATCGGTTGGCTTTACCTCCATCATTGTCAGCTgtgcataatgtatttcatgtttcCATGCTGAGAAAGTATGTATCTGACCCAATGCACGTTCTGAGTTATGAGATGTTGGAGTTGCAACCTGACCTATCTTATGACGAACAACCGGTGCAAATTCTGGATAGGAAGGAAAAGGTCCTTCGAACTAAAACCATATCGTTGATTAAAGtactctggaggaatagtaaagtggaagaagccacttgggagtTGGAGGCTGATATGAGGGCTCAGCATCCTGAGTTGTTCAGGTAG